The DNA region cgATGGAAGGCAAATGTATGGATGTTAAGTTACTATCTTTTTCGTAAAAATAttgcagatatttttttttattttgtgagttTTGAAAAAGGACAAACCCCTTGTCTTCTAAGGTGGTCAACTCTGCTTCGCAGGGTTGCTTTTGTGCCCCGCACCCTGGCACATTATTTAATGTGCATcaatatttaacaatttaagataATGTtttccctttaaaaaaatattacaataaaGCGGAAGTTCCAAAGTATAAGCACAAACAAATAAGGTGGCATTAGCTACAATGAATGCAAGAATTTGCGAGTTTTCCTGGTCCGGATTGCTTTTCTaaacaaacataattttaaaaaagccACAAATAATATAAAGAAAGTAAAAAACAATCTGCTCTTTCAGAAACAACGGCGGCGTGATGGCTTCCAGAGCGTCCGATTTTAAGGTGAAACAGGAAGGCACCGGAATCGCGTCGTACTTCGAATCGTACAAAGACAACGAGGGCGACAACGATGTGGGTCTGCAGGAAGGCGAGGAAGATGAAGAAGAAGATGAGGAAGAGGAGGGCGGATGTTACTTTGTAGACCAGAGCGGTAACTATTACTACCAGGCCAGCAAAGACTCCGAACCGGTGCTGACAACTGCGCCACCGGATGCCGAAATTGTAGAGGAAGATGAGCCGGAACCGGAACCAAAGGTGGTCATCAAATCGAAAAAGGCCGAATCTAAGCAGGAAGACGTGAGTTACGTGTTGATCATGCCGGAGCATGAACCAAAGGGAGAAGTTGGGGTGGGTGAGGATGGCGATGACGACGAGAACATCTACGAGTTTGAAGACGGGGAATTCTCCCAAGCTGAAGACGACAAGTCGAGCGTCTCGAAGGTCACCAAGTTTAAAACGCAAAGCGTCGGCGGGTTGACGCACATGTGCAACTACTGCAACTACACCACGAACAAGCGCTTCCTGTTGGCCCGTCACATGAAATCCCACTCGGAAGATCGGCCGCACAAGTGTTCGGTGTGTGAGCGGGGCTTCAAAACGTTAGCGTCGCTGCAGAACCACGTCAACACGCACACCGGAACGAAACCGCATCAGTGCAAGCACTGCGAGAGCACCTTCACCACTTCCGGCGAGTTGGTGCGGCACGTCCGCTATCGGCACACCCACGAGAAGCCCCACAAGTGTCCGGAGTGCGATTACGCCAGCGTGGAGTTGAGCAAGCTCAAACGGCACATTCGGTGCCATACGGGAGAGCGCCCGTACCAGTGTCCCCACTGCACGTACGCCTCGCCGGACACGTTCAAGCTGAAGCGCCATCTGCGGATTCATACGGGCGAAAAGCCGTACGAGTGCGACGTGTGTCACGCGCGCTTCACGCAGTCCAACTCGCTGAAGGCCCACAAGATGATCCATCAAGGTAAGGAATTTCTAGAGGTTACTATAATAAGATAGACCCTTTGGAAAGACTGTCCTAGTAATGGTTGCTGCTGATCGTTTCCCCCGGCTTGTCTTTCGCGGAAAGACAATCTGGGGGAAACGatcagcagcacaaagcgcacGTCATGTGCGTGGACTGTGGTAAAAATCACACGGCGAATTTTCGCGGCTGTTAAGACTGAATTTTTCGCTCATGTTAAAGAAATGCTAACACGCTTTCGTACTTGTTAAAACTAGGTAGAACCATTCTAAACTCTCAGTGAACTGATGATGAAATACATTTAcaattgtagagcagataagctgtgatttttttttcatagcttattttggtatttaataaTTATCAATATAAATCAATTGAATTGATCATAAAATGATCGACGGTGCTATAGTTTTGcaaacgttaattttttttcctcagtCGGCGACAAGCCGGTGTTCCACTGCGAGCTCTGCCCCACGACGTGCGGCCGCAAGACGGACCTGCGCATCCACGTCCAGAAGCTGCACACTCCGCTGGACAAACCGCTCAAGTGTCGGCGCTGCAGCAAGCTGTACCACGACCGGTACACGTACAAGATGCACACGAAAACGCACGAAGGGGAAAAGTGCTACAAGTGCGACCTCTGCCCGTACGCGTCCATTTCGGCACGCCACCTCGAATCCCATCTGCTCGTCCACACCGACCAGAAGCCGTTCCAGTGCGACATGTGCGAGCAGTCGTTCCGCCAGAAGCAGCTGCTGCGACGCCACGTGAATCTGTACCACAATCCGGACTACATCGCGCCAACGCCGAAGGTCAAAACGCACAAATGTCCGAGCTGTCCGCGGTCGTTCCGCCACAAGGGCAACCTCATCCGGCACATGGCCCTGCACGATCCGGAATCGACGGCCCGCGAAGAGGCAATCGCGCTGAAGGAGGGTCGCCAGAAGCGGATCGACATCCGGATGACCGAAGGGGGTGGAACAACGAGCGAGGAAGAAACTgaagaagaggaggaggaggaggaagaggaacAGCAGCAGGACGAAGCGGAGGAGGAAAACGAACAGGAAATTATGACCGTCGAGGGAGAAGACGGCCAGTACGTGGTGCTGGAGGTGATTCAGCTGCAGGATGACGAGGACAAAAAGCCAGCCAAGAAGAAGCGTGGCTCTAAGCGGATGCAGCAGGTTCAAGTTCAGGAGAGCGAAGAGGAGGATGCGCTGGCCGAGTGTGCGGACTTTATACTGGATGAAGGTAGTTATATACCCCTCaaataatgcattttcaaactaaAAACTCAAACTTTCTCCCGCACAGATCTAACCGAAGACATGTTAGCTGCCTCGCTGCCACCTCCGGCCAAAAAAGCACGCCGCTACACGGCCCTGAACAGCACAACCACCAGTCGTGGAGTTGCTGCCAAAGGCATGAACAACTGCTTCGGGTTTGATGTAGGCTTCCTGCGCAACTATTTGATGTTGGTAATCtgttaattgtgttttttttttctctgtaggACGACGATGAGGATGGCGACGAGGACAAGGAAACGATAACTTTGCTGCGTTAAGAGCGGTATCCCGGGGCGGATTTTTACGGACTGCAACGAACGGTTAAAATTACTCGTATTAAAAGAGTATGTTATTATAGGAATAGTTATTCGCTAGAAAATGGTTTGTTTCTAGTCGTGaagccatttttttatttttaacttcttTAACAAAGTAAAACTTaagaactatttttaattttctctttTACTGTACAAAGTTTAGGGATTCAGTTTGAAAAGCGATAAAGTAATTTGTTTAAAGTCAGCTGTAATATTAATTCTCTATCTTAATTTTTGTAAGATCTACAATAaacaataagaaaataaaaattgagttgTATTCATTGTTTTGCGTTAcgaaataaaagaacgctccctaaaccTGGTCGCAGTACCTTAAGGTTTCGTTCACaaaattacgtccatgaataaaaggagggaggggggggttTGGGGTTTGTGACAGcctagggcttttgttaatttgatttggttaatcgcggtggattttcttgaaataattcgaactgtcaaaaatccaccaaaacatctaccacattgatcacacaaaaaactgtggtagaaaaatatccaccggtagatcctttggaggatttttgacagttcgaaatatttcaagaaaatccaccgcggttaaccaaatcaaattaacaaaagccctcctatgttaaaggtataggaaaaATGCGAGACAGAGGGGAGGGGGTAATAATTGAACAAACCCTATAAGACCTAATAACAATAAGTTATGCAAAATCCCGactaatctgcctgaaattttcagtggtTGTTTGGACATATCTAACTAGCCAAATATGACAAATATGAGCGCTCTAGGCCAATGGAATGTGGGGCAAATTGGGACATAATGTTTGAAGGTTTCTTTAAAATCTcctcatcaaaaaaaaatagatgttccagtgaaaaaagtcaaattagTGTTGGAGGTCGCGATGGCTATTTTTGGATCCGTTTTTAGTTAGTTACAATTGGAGACATAAACATTAGGGTggtagtagaggatacccattagggtgtttcatccgaacaaaaaagttctcagaatcaggcaaaccgaggttcccctagtagaggatacccatagggaatctcatgccaaataccagcccatttggttgagaattggcctgtcctcagcggttcaaagtttacatgtaaattactatgggatttgtATGGTtctcgttcaatcgttcctacaggtctggtgacaacatggattcactcggaataaagacaggtgtgtaggggatggtccaaggaacacattccagaaggaattggggttgtccattctgtccccaaggtgcgcattggatcgacgtccggtgtctccagaatcaacgattcacccttcaaatgtacgcattgtccttagtatgctatgacggctagctgaaaattacgacgccccatgtcagacggtgaaatttttaaacaatttaaagattgacagaaacctagtacggcttcatccataaagtacgtcacgctaaagcagccaaaattaacttaaataaagttatttgttgacaaatcaccataaatcctgtctcccaactccaaataggcatccttgactgatgaaaaaaaaatttggattgaatataaaatttactaaatacttagtacaaaagtttatataactctggaaattctatataaaacttaaaacgaaactattggcactacgccccccggggcatggccttcctctaacgtgggatttctgctccagcgcctctgacgagacaggagaaaccgggaccgacgttttacttcaccatccgatagaagctcagtggataaggcgggaatcgaacccgcgtctcatagcatcatcgggatcggcagccgaagccgctacccctgcgccacgagacccataaAACTTATCTCAACTTAATTTTGGGGGTCTTTATATCGatggaatagatttttcgttggaatttcgtatcaACCAGGAATTACGtcatcggaaaatccgccggcatccgaacctgTCCACGATTCTctagtcaacctatgtggcatcggaaagggcataaaatttccgatcttttgataaccataCATCTAGGTGTTCTATAAAACttacgaatcacaagttttcacattttacatgaaattggttaccctgaaattgcctataaatttggagtttttttagtTGAGTTTCAAAAGCacatattatttaatatttacaacCTTATttaatccgaaaatgcattccgttttccgattcaaaatcattttcattgagaaaatcatgacacgatgagaagcttaaaataatgactttcatcaacattttcataactatagttaactaactttttaaacttttcaaaatattatgaaaagttcttcctgaggtactttgaacacttctctaccttggtcagtatgattctaaaccattccgtatgtattttaattgtactcttcattttgcggaaaacctatcaaagtcacccccggctatcaaagtcactccgttttacggtattcttatttaaaaataaacaaacacgcTTCTACTGtaagatattttgatttttaacttcaaaagtaaaatttgaaggtgagcccacaattttttttgtaaacatagCCAAATATGTCACAAAAACAATCACGTTTGTTTTTGGCTGGAGCACCCCTctgaaaaatatacaaaaatcatttactaaaactgtttttttaagttctctaaacgtcaaaattttcaaaaaccaaatgcgggaatcgattctccagacaacaTTACATtaaagcaggggtgcccaaccttttttccctgcgggccagatctgacttTTCTAaaccagtggcgggccggatcaaaagtttgataaaagttgaaaatgtaaactttttttaaatttaaggttctttcaagtctagagttttttttttaatgtttttaatgtgtcCTATCAATAAATAAACTAGTGTTTGTTCATTACCTTAATTTTAGAAAGATAAACaaagataaatttcaaaaatatgttgatttgatttatttttttttgtttaaaattgtttgtgtaattgcttatgaaaaaatatattttttttgctagctgatttcttttcttattttggacttttctaaaatttctataattttttgcaGCAATCTTTATTTTCAGTATGACTAAATTTCTGTCTGTAagctttttcaaacaaaactttatcactgcaaagttttacttaaaaaatactttgttttgcttacttacttattgaaaaaatcaattttaatcaagttcCTCAAAAAAGAAAAGCTTTAATTTGCAGTAAACATGGTACAAATTATAGcgttgtaaatttcccgggaattcccgaaattcaagcggaagtataaattttcttaaattttttagaactattttttgaaattgctgtgaaaaaataataaatgaacaaactcaacatgattttgttcaattaaatgtattgtttggttcaTATATAATTAattagattatcagaaattatgttatcagaattatttctgataatattaatttttgaagcaactgggaatagatctggcttaatgagtattaaattattacaattaggtaagcttttaacagattgGTGTTAATTCattaaaacaatattaactccttacctccaaattaaaattgagatttttttacgtttttgtttactatgatcaaatgagatgaaaatcgaatttgtgcaaaagcattaattcaatttgttgaatacctagtagtatagtactaaagaaattacaatttgaagtaaaagaattatggagcacgtACGGTGCAACTacggtgttagagggttaaatgtggaaaaatagaagactttttgtggaatgatgttaatttatcgtataatttaaatcatgttgcataataatacaaaaaaaatcattcaataatTACTTTCcattgtttgttctaaaaaaatgcaaaaatatattcaaagcttgcttcaaatatttgaaaacattgggttgtttagagtaaaaccaacactaaaaagctttatcatttgttcaagagctgaaaccagtcatgaaaaacacaatttctgcaatttttttctcatttcaataaactggtcacagaggcaagttttaaatttctcatcaaa from Culex quinquefasciatus strain JHB chromosome 3, VPISU_Cqui_1.0_pri_paternal, whole genome shotgun sequence includes:
- the LOC6040991 gene encoding transcriptional repressor CTCF — its product is MASRASDFKVKQEGTGIASYFESYKDNEGDNDVGLQEGEEDEEEDEEEEGGCYFVDQSGNYYYQASKDSEPVLTTAPPDAEIVEEDEPEPEPKVVIKSKKAESKQEDVSYVLIMPEHEPKGEVGVGEDGDDDENIYEFEDGEFSQAEDDKSSVSKVTKFKTQSVGGLTHMCNYCNYTTNKRFLLARHMKSHSEDRPHKCSVCERGFKTLASLQNHVNTHTGTKPHQCKHCESTFTTSGELVRHVRYRHTHEKPHKCPECDYASVELSKLKRHIRCHTGERPYQCPHCTYASPDTFKLKRHLRIHTGEKPYECDVCHARFTQSNSLKAHKMIHQVGDKPVFHCELCPTTCGRKTDLRIHVQKLHTPLDKPLKCRRCSKLYHDRYTYKMHTKTHEGEKCYKCDLCPYASISARHLESHLLVHTDQKPFQCDMCEQSFRQKQLLRRHVNLYHNPDYIAPTPKVKTHKCPSCPRSFRHKGNLIRHMALHDPESTAREEAIALKEGRQKRIDIRMTEGGGTTSEEETEEEEEEEEEEQQQDEAEEENEQEIMTVEGEDGQYVVLEVIQLQDDEDKKPAKKKRGSKRMQQVQVQESEEEDALAECADFILDEDLTEDMLAASLPPPAKKARRYTALNSTTTSRGVAAKGMNNCFGFDDDDEDGDEDKETITLLR